One part of the Streptomyces sp. AM 2-1-1 genome encodes these proteins:
- the dapB gene encoding 4-hydroxy-tetrahydrodipicolinate reductase, whose protein sequence is MSKLRVAVIGAKGRIGSEAVRAVEAAEDMELVAALGRGDSLDALTDAGAEVAVELTHPDAVMENLEFCVGNGVHAVVGTTGWTEERLTRLTGRLDASPGTGVLIAPNFSIGAVLTMKFAQAAAVWFESVEVIELHHPNKADAPSGTATRTAQLIAAARAEAGLAPQPDATATGLQGARGADVDGVPVHSVRLRGLLAHQEVLLGGEGETFTLRHDSLHHSSFMPGILLGVRRVVTTPGLTFGLEHFLDLN, encoded by the coding sequence ATGAGCAAGCTGCGCGTGGCCGTCATCGGCGCCAAGGGCCGCATCGGATCGGAAGCGGTACGGGCCGTGGAGGCCGCCGAGGACATGGAGCTGGTGGCGGCTCTCGGCCGGGGCGACTCGCTGGACGCCCTCACCGACGCCGGCGCGGAGGTCGCGGTGGAACTCACCCACCCCGACGCGGTGATGGAGAACCTGGAGTTCTGCGTAGGCAACGGTGTCCACGCCGTCGTCGGCACCACCGGCTGGACCGAGGAGCGCCTCACCCGGCTCACCGGCCGGCTGGACGCGTCCCCGGGGACCGGCGTGCTCATCGCGCCGAACTTCTCCATCGGAGCCGTCCTCACCATGAAGTTCGCTCAGGCGGCGGCGGTCTGGTTCGAGTCGGTCGAGGTCATCGAGCTCCACCACCCGAACAAGGCCGACGCCCCCTCCGGGACCGCGACCCGGACGGCTCAGCTCATCGCCGCCGCCCGCGCCGAGGCAGGACTCGCCCCCCAGCCGGACGCCACAGCGACCGGCCTCCAGGGCGCCCGGGGCGCCGACGTCGACGGCGTACCGGTGCACTCCGTGCGGCTGCGCGGGCTCCTCGCGCACCAGGAGGTGCTGCTCGGTGGCGAGGGGGAGACCTTCACCCTGCGCCACGACTCCCTGCACCACAGCAGCTTCATGCCCGGCATCCTGCTGGGGGTCCGCCGCGTGGTCACCACCCCCGGCCTGACGTTCGGGCTGGAACACTTCCTCGATCTGAACTGA
- a CDS encoding pitrilysin family protein, with product MTSRSSVTTARASSKARAVARTQTLLKGANGIGTVRRTVLPGGLRVVTETLPSVRSATFGIWVNVGSRDETPTLNGATHYLEHLLFKGTGRRSALDISSAIDAVGGEMNAFTAKEYTCYYARVLDTDLPLAVDVVCDMLTGSLIRAEDVDAERGVILEEIAMTEDDPGDCVHDLFAHTMFGDTPLGRPVLGTVDTINALDRGQVARFYKKHYDPTNLVVAAAGNVDHATVVRQVRRAFDRAGALSRTEAVPVGPRAGSRTLRTAGKVEVLGRKTEQAHVVLGMPGLPRTDERRWALGVLNTALGGGMSSRLFQEVREKRGLAYSVYAYTSGFADCGLFGVYAGCRPSQVHDVLKICRDELDKVAADGLPDDEIVRAIGQLSGSTVLGLEDTGALMNRIGKSELCWGEQMSVDAMLAEIAAVTPDDVRAVAADLLGQRPSLAVIGPLKDKQADRLHTAVS from the coding sequence GTGACGTCCCGTAGTTCCGTGACGACGGCCCGCGCCTCTTCGAAGGCGCGGGCCGTCGCCCGTACCCAAACGCTTCTCAAGGGCGCCAACGGCATCGGTACGGTCCGCCGTACGGTGCTCCCCGGCGGTCTCCGTGTCGTCACCGAGACCCTGCCCTCCGTACGCTCCGCCACCTTCGGGATCTGGGTCAACGTCGGTTCGCGCGACGAGACCCCCACCCTGAACGGCGCGACCCACTACCTCGAACACCTCCTCTTCAAGGGCACCGGCCGGCGCAGCGCCCTGGACATCTCGTCCGCGATCGACGCGGTCGGCGGCGAGATGAACGCCTTCACGGCGAAGGAGTACACCTGCTACTACGCGCGGGTCCTCGACACCGACCTGCCGCTCGCCGTCGACGTGGTCTGCGACATGCTGACCGGCTCGCTGATCAGGGCCGAGGACGTGGACGCCGAGCGCGGCGTCATCCTCGAAGAGATCGCGATGACCGAGGACGACCCGGGCGACTGCGTGCACGACCTGTTCGCGCACACCATGTTCGGCGACACCCCCCTCGGCCGCCCGGTCCTCGGCACCGTCGACACGATCAACGCGCTGGACCGGGGGCAGGTCGCCCGCTTCTACAAGAAGCACTACGACCCCACCAACCTGGTCGTCGCGGCCGCGGGCAACGTCGACCACGCCACGGTCGTACGCCAGGTGCGCAGGGCCTTCGACCGGGCCGGCGCGCTCTCGCGCACCGAGGCGGTGCCGGTGGGCCCCCGCGCGGGCTCCCGCACCCTGCGCACCGCCGGCAAGGTCGAGGTCCTCGGCCGCAAGACCGAGCAGGCGCACGTCGTCCTCGGCATGCCCGGCCTTCCCCGCACCGACGAGCGCCGCTGGGCGCTGGGCGTCCTCAACACCGCTCTGGGCGGCGGCATGAGTTCGCGCCTCTTCCAGGAGGTCCGCGAGAAGCGCGGTCTGGCCTACAGCGTGTACGCGTACACCTCGGGCTTCGCCGACTGCGGCCTCTTCGGCGTGTACGCGGGCTGCCGCCCGAGCCAGGTCCACGACGTCCTGAAGATCTGCCGCGACGAGCTCGACAAGGTCGCGGCCGACGGCCTGCCCGACGACGAGATCGTCCGCGCCATCGGGCAGCTCTCCGGCTCGACCGTCCTCGGCCTGGAGGACACCGGCGCGCTGATGAACCGCATCGGCAAGAGCGAGCTCTGCTGGGGCGAACAGATGTCGGTCGACGCGATGCTGGCGGAGATCGCGGCGGTCACCCCCGACGACGTGCGCGCGGTCGCCGCCGACCTCCTCGGTCAGCGCCCCTCGCTCGCGGTCATCGGCCCGCTCAAGGACAAGCAGGCGGACCGTCTCCACACAGCGGTGTCCTAA
- the thyX gene encoding FAD-dependent thymidylate synthase has translation MSDIPEPAKPSFRSDVTVELVKHAAGDADVLFAARVSTAGEQSLEEVTKDPERSKGLINYLMRDRHGSPFEHNSMTFFISAPIFVFREFMRHRVGWSYNEESGRYRELQPVFYVPGESRKLVQQGRPGKYEFVDGTAEQAELTGRAMEDSYRQAYDAYQEMLAAGVAREVARAVLPVGLFSSMYATCNARSLMHFLGLRTQHELATVPSFPQREIEMVGERMEEHWARLMPLTHAAFNKNGRVAP, from the coding sequence GTGAGCGACATCCCCGAACCCGCGAAGCCGAGTTTCCGCAGCGACGTCACCGTGGAGCTGGTGAAACACGCCGCGGGCGATGCCGATGTCCTCTTCGCCGCCCGCGTCTCGACGGCGGGGGAGCAGTCGTTGGAGGAGGTCACCAAGGATCCGGAGCGTTCCAAGGGTCTCATCAATTATCTGATGCGTGACCGCCACGGCAGCCCTTTCGAGCACAACTCGATGACGTTTTTCATCAGCGCCCCCATCTTCGTCTTCCGTGAGTTCATGCGGCACCGGGTCGGCTGGTCGTACAACGAGGAATCGGGCCGCTACCGGGAGCTGCAGCCCGTCTTCTACGTACCCGGCGAATCCCGCAAACTCGTCCAGCAGGGCCGCCCCGGGAAGTACGAGTTCGTCGACGGAACCGCCGAGCAGGCCGAACTCACGGGTCGCGCCATGGAGGACTCGTACCGCCAGGCGTACGACGCCTACCAGGAGATGCTCGCCGCCGGTGTCGCCCGTGAGGTGGCCCGGGCCGTCCTGCCCGTCGGCCTCTTCTCGTCGATGTACGCCACCTGCAACGCGCGCTCGCTGATGCACTTCCTCGGCCTGCGCACCCAGCACGAACTGGCGACGGTCCCGTCCTTCCCGCAGCGCGAGATCGAGATGGTCGGCGAGCGGATGGAGGAGCACTGGGCGCGGCTCATGCCCCTGACTCATGCCGCCTTCAACAAAAACGGACGGGTAGCCCCGTAG
- the dapA gene encoding 4-hydroxy-tetrahydrodipicolinate synthase, with product MAPISTPQTPFGRVLTAMVTPFTADGALDLDGAQRLATHLVDAGNDGLVVNGTTGESPTTSDAEKDQLVRAVLDAVGDRAHVVAGIGTNDTRHSVELARAAEHAGAHGLLAVTPYYNKPPQEGLYRHFTAIADSTGLPVMLYDIPGRSGVPIETETLVRLAEHPRIVANKDAKGDLGRAGWAIARSGLAWYSGDDMLNLPLLSVGAVGVVSVVGHVVTPDLRALIDAYLGGDVQKATEIHQKLLPVFTGVFRTQGVITTKAALTLQGLPAGPLRLPLVELTAQETAQLKVDLAAGGVEL from the coding sequence ATGGCTCCGATCTCCACTCCGCAGACCCCCTTCGGGCGGGTCCTCACCGCGATGGTCACGCCGTTCACGGCGGACGGCGCGCTCGACCTCGACGGCGCCCAGCGGCTCGCGACCCACCTGGTGGACGCCGGCAACGACGGCCTCGTCGTCAACGGCACCACGGGCGAGTCGCCCACCACCAGCGACGCGGAGAAAGACCAGCTCGTACGAGCCGTACTCGACGCGGTCGGAGACCGGGCCCACGTCGTCGCCGGCATCGGCACCAACGACACCCGCCACAGCGTCGAACTGGCCCGCGCCGCCGAGCACGCCGGTGCGCACGGTCTTCTCGCGGTCACCCCGTACTACAACAAGCCGCCGCAGGAGGGCCTGTACCGGCACTTCACCGCGATCGCCGACTCCACCGGCCTCCCCGTGATGCTGTACGACATCCCCGGGCGCAGCGGCGTGCCGATCGAGACCGAGACGCTCGTCCGGCTCGCGGAGCACCCGCGCATCGTGGCCAACAAGGACGCCAAGGGCGACCTCGGCCGCGCCGGCTGGGCCATCGCACGCTCCGGCCTCGCCTGGTACTCCGGCGACGACATGCTCAACCTGCCGCTCCTCTCGGTCGGCGCGGTGGGCGTCGTCTCCGTCGTCGGCCACGTGGTCACCCCCGACCTGCGGGCCCTGATCGACGCCTACCTCGGCGGCGACGTGCAGAAGGCCACCGAGATCCACCAGAAGCTGCTCCCGGTCTTCACCGGCGTGTTCCGCACGCAGGGCGTCATCACCACCAAGGCGGCCCTCACCCTGCAGGGACTCCCGGCCGGACCCCTGCGTCTGCCCCTGGTGGAACTCACCGCCCAGGAGACGGCACAGCTCAAGGTCGACCTGGCCGCCGGTGGGGTAGAGCTGTAA